Proteins from one Bartonella sp. HY328 genomic window:
- a CDS encoding DUF5691 domain-containing protein, whose amino-acid sequence MTDFSPHLLAQSFMLGTTRRPVKDNDLPLLVDKTANMDTRQLAAFALAAQALRFQAPSLIDDLQGFEPLAQSWPFMSPQSRRALISLMDKSGAAGALSEPIAFLINHYRISPHPFDFLRLSSFAKNYTQLLGPTYQSLCGSEIEAEGIFQINADEDWPNAPRLMKLEYFYDLRQRDPEAGLAFLQKYFATQPAALRSDLLTYMRMHIDKRDQEFLESLAKDRSASVKDHAKRLLKEIPSVDKQLEQQNRLINAITLKKKGFIKRHAVLSLDFDIAQGKYNKSKGWQFNIIQSFRDVPLELLCNALNFNDAESLFEAAADDEDLIAGLAVSAFSHGQYDVLQRFAHLFPADIWFFFVYSADNHVHITTEKERNFFLNYFFQPEKMETMPDVRLLEQLYDTIKKPLPIDKFEAFQQADLFRRYIKMYLFKRKDMKEDDNYIPLSRMVNAIARITPPEAIPILQDYINLCPAGSVDNVQYYIKFATAIAKDAAQ is encoded by the coding sequence ATGACGGATTTTTCGCCCCATCTTTTAGCACAATCCTTTATGCTGGGGACAACAAGGCGGCCGGTAAAAGACAATGATCTGCCGCTATTGGTTGACAAAACGGCAAATATGGACACACGCCAATTGGCAGCTTTTGCCCTTGCTGCACAGGCTTTGCGCTTTCAGGCGCCAAGCTTGATTGATGACTTACAAGGCTTTGAACCATTAGCGCAATCATGGCCTTTTATGTCGCCGCAAAGCCGCCGCGCATTAATATCGCTGATGGATAAAAGTGGTGCGGCTGGCGCCCTTAGCGAACCCATCGCTTTTTTGATTAACCATTATCGGATAAGCCCACATCCCTTTGATTTTTTGCGCTTATCAAGTTTTGCCAAAAATTATACCCAACTTTTAGGACCAACCTATCAATCCTTATGCGGTAGCGAAATAGAAGCCGAGGGTATTTTCCAAATTAATGCGGATGAGGATTGGCCCAATGCTCCTCGCCTAATGAAGCTTGAGTATTTTTATGATTTAAGGCAGCGAGATCCTGAGGCAGGGCTAGCATTTTTGCAAAAATATTTTGCAACCCAACCTGCGGCATTACGTAGTGATCTCTTAACGTATATGCGTATGCATATTGATAAAAGGGATCAGGAATTTTTAGAATCCCTTGCAAAGGATCGCTCTGCCAGTGTGAAAGACCACGCCAAACGACTCTTAAAAGAGATACCGAGCGTTGACAAACAACTTGAACAACAAAACCGTCTTATCAATGCTATTACATTAAAAAAGAAGGGGTTCATTAAGCGCCACGCCGTTTTATCGCTGGATTTTGATATAGCGCAAGGAAAATATAATAAATCGAAAGGTTGGCAATTTAATATTATTCAATCTTTTCGTGATGTGCCGCTAGAATTGCTTTGCAATGCCTTAAACTTTAACGATGCAGAAAGCCTCTTTGAGGCCGCCGCCGATGATGAAGATTTAATTGCTGGTTTGGCAGTGAGTGCTTTTAGTCATGGCCAATATGATGTGTTGCAGCGTTTTGCCCATTTATTTCCCGCTGATATTTGGTTCTTTTTTGTCTATTCGGCAGACAATCATGTTCATATAACAACAGAAAAAGAGCGTAATTTTTTTCTCAATTATTTTTTTCAGCCTGAAAAAATGGAAACAATGCCAGACGTCCGTTTACTTGAACAGCTTTATGACACAATCAAAAAGCCTTTACCAATTGATAAGTTTGAGGCATTTCAACAGGCTGATCTATTTCGTCGCTATATTAAAATGTATCTTTTCAAACGAAAAGATATGAAAGAAGACGATAATTATATTCCACTATCACGCATGGTGAATGCAATTGCGCGTATAACACCACCAGAAGCCATACCAATTTTACAAGACTATATTAATTTATGTCCAGCAGGAAGCGTGGACAATGTTCAATATTATATCAAATTTGCGACAGCCATAGCAAAGGATGCAGCCCAATGA
- a CDS encoding SWIM zinc finger family protein, whose protein sequence is MVSIEKIEQIAPDQASLAAASKLRKASKWPTLACDDGGLVWGECQGSGSTPYRTVFCESDMGYKCTCPSRKFPCKHSLAIMWMRAETPTQFVEAERPDWVSDWLSRRRGPSTAAKAGSDKADGKPKLSADLASLEVEKPLDAEDAAKAAKRSADARERSRKQREKLVGDGLDALDIWLSDQISRGLNGFDVRAISDCRILAARLVDAKAGGLASRVEQLSSAIFGLNEALRADFTLKQLGVLHIIAMAYRNREALPPLLHSDLLETIGWNVEKEALCQDAQALCIKADWQVVGASSVVQPDKLRRNEIWLIGKDSNDQWQKAVLLDFFPLSVGSVGLAFAVGDYFSAELVFYPSPVPRRALIAEQTSATETGASLTASGQDLQQSFNDYQQALTLKPWLTQDLLMADNVHLYQKNDGLYVVGNKICLPVHKDSIDEMRLLGGVGAFTLFALWDGTWLRALSAQTTIGLWRA, encoded by the coding sequence ATGGTTTCTATTGAAAAAATCGAACAAATAGCACCAGATCAAGCCTCGCTTGCGGCGGCCTCAAAGCTTCGTAAAGCCTCCAAATGGCCAACTCTTGCCTGTGATGATGGCGGATTGGTATGGGGAGAGTGTCAAGGCTCTGGTTCTACGCCTTATCGCACCGTATTTTGCGAAAGCGATATGGGGTATAAATGTACTTGTCCAAGCCGTAAATTTCCGTGTAAACACAGTCTGGCAATCATGTGGATGCGGGCGGAAACCCCAACGCAATTTGTAGAAGCTGAACGCCCCGACTGGGTAAGCGATTGGTTATCGCGCCGGCGCGGTCCATCAACTGCAGCAAAAGCTGGTAGTGACAAAGCCGATGGTAAGCCTAAACTTTCTGCCGACCTTGCCAGTTTGGAGGTGGAAAAGCCATTAGACGCCGAAGATGCTGCAAAGGCTGCCAAACGCTCGGCTGATGCGCGCGAGCGTAGCCGCAAACAGCGTGAAAAATTGGTAGGCGATGGTTTAGATGCGCTTGATATTTGGCTGAGTGACCAAATATCACGAGGGCTTAATGGTTTTGATGTGCGCGCAATTAGTGATTGCCGTATATTGGCAGCGCGCCTTGTCGATGCCAAAGCTGGCGGTCTTGCAAGCCGCGTTGAGCAATTGTCCAGCGCAATTTTTGGCCTAAATGAAGCATTGCGCGCTGATTTTACTTTAAAGCAATTGGGCGTGCTGCATATTATTGCCATGGCCTATCGCAATCGTGAAGCATTACCACCACTACTCCATAGTGATCTTTTGGAAACGATAGGTTGGAATGTTGAAAAAGAAGCTTTATGCCAAGACGCGCAAGCTTTGTGCATTAAAGCCGATTGGCAGGTGGTTGGCGCCAGCAGTGTTGTGCAGCCCGATAAATTGCGCCGCAATGAAATATGGTTGATTGGCAAAGATAGCAATGATCAATGGCAAAAGGCAGTCTTATTAGACTTTTTTCCGTTAAGCGTTGGCTCAGTCGGTTTAGCTTTTGCGGTTGGTGATTATTTTTCAGCCGAGCTCGTATTTTATCCTTCGCCCGTGCCAAGACGCGCACTAATTGCAGAACAAACCAGCGCAACTGAAACAGGTGCAAGTTTAACCGCCAGTGGGCAAGATTTACAACAAAGCTTTAACGATTACCAACAGGCGCTAACTTTGAAGCCATGGCTCACCCAAGATTTGCTGATGGCTGATAATGTGCATCTTTACCAAAAAAATGATGGGCTTTATGTGGTGGGTAATAAAATTTGTTTACCAGTGCATAAAGATAGTATCGATGAAATGCGCTTGCTTGGCGGTGTTGGTGCTTTCACGCTATTTGCGCTTTGGGATGGCACATGGCTGCGCGCACTATCAGCGCAAACGACTATCGGGCTTTGGAGGGCATAA
- the ptsP gene encoding phosphoenolpyruvate--protein phosphotransferase, whose translation MPKVETGPRLLLRRMRELMADAMEPQARLDLIAREIAHNMVTDVCSFYVLRSDAFLELYATQGLNPEAVHLVQLRLGQGLVGTIAANATPLNLSNAQVHPAFAYLPETGEEIYSSFLGVPILRAGRTLGVLVVQNREQRIYNDDEVEALETVAMVLAEMIAAGDLPRVSLNSVDIDLRRPYTLNGRALNEGIGLGTVVLHEPRIVVTNLFNEDIDFELQKLTTAMDSLRLSIDDLLARGDVAREGEHRDVLEAYRMFANDNGWMRRLEEAIRNGLSAEGAVEKVQSDTRARMLNLTDPYLRERLSDFDDLANRLLYQLMGSSREDIAASVGKDAIIVARTMGAAELLDYPRGSVRGLVLEDGAPTSHVTIVARAMGIPVVGQAKGAVSLSENGDPVIIDGEEGRLHLRPAIDVEKAYAEKARFRARRQQAYRDLRDVPALTRDGQKIIMLINAGLLVDLPQLFESGAEGVGLFRTELQFMIASTFPRSNEQEQLYRSVYKEIGDKPVTFRTLDIGGDKVLPYFRFKEQEENPALGWRAIRLTLDRPALMRTQLRALLKASIGRELRVMLPMVSDVSEIHRTRELIDREINYLNRFGYDQPTRIKLGAMVEVPGLLFQLDELMEVVDFVSVGSNDLFQFLMAVDRGNSQVANRFDQLSVPMLRVLRNIIRAGERAEKPVTLCGEMAGKPITAMALIGLGYHRISMTPSSIGPVKAMLLSLDAQDLRKNLDDILDSRDTGINMREFLLKYAEDNNISL comes from the coding sequence ATGCCAAAGGTCGAAACCGGTCCAAGACTACTCTTGAGAAGAATGCGTGAACTCATGGCAGATGCCATGGAGCCACAGGCACGCCTTGACCTTATTGCGCGTGAAATTGCTCATAATATGGTGACGGATGTCTGCTCTTTTTATGTGTTACGCTCCGATGCATTTTTGGAACTTTATGCAACCCAAGGGCTTAACCCTGAAGCGGTTCACCTTGTGCAATTACGCCTTGGCCAAGGTCTTGTTGGCACTATTGCCGCTAATGCAACACCGCTAAACCTTTCCAATGCACAAGTCCACCCAGCCTTTGCCTATCTGCCAGAAACGGGAGAAGAAATATATTCTTCATTTCTTGGTGTGCCGATATTGCGTGCTGGCCGCACTTTGGGTGTCTTGGTGGTGCAAAACCGCGAACAGCGCATTTATAATGATGACGAGGTTGAAGCTTTAGAAACGGTTGCCATGGTGCTTGCCGAAATGATTGCCGCTGGTGATTTACCGCGTGTATCCCTTAACAGTGTTGATATTGATTTGCGCCGCCCCTATACGCTTAACGGACGCGCGTTAAATGAGGGCATTGGCCTTGGTACAGTGGTTTTGCATGAGCCACGCATCGTTGTTACCAATCTTTTCAATGAAGATATTGATTTTGAGCTGCAAAAGCTTACCACTGCGATGGATTCGCTAAGATTGTCAATTGATGATCTATTAGCGCGCGGTGATGTAGCGCGTGAAGGAGAGCATCGCGATGTGCTCGAAGCTTACCGCATGTTTGCCAATGATAATGGTTGGATGCGCCGCCTTGAAGAAGCTATTCGCAATGGTTTGAGTGCTGAGGGCGCAGTTGAAAAAGTGCAAAGCGATACCCGCGCCCGTATGCTTAATTTAACCGATCCATATTTGCGCGAGCGCCTTTCAGATTTTGATGACCTTGCCAATCGTCTGCTTTATCAGCTGATGGGAAGTAGCCGCGAAGATATAGCTGCAAGTGTTGGCAAAGATGCCATTATTGTCGCGCGCACCATGGGCGCAGCAGAACTGCTTGATTACCCACGCGGCTCCGTGCGTGGACTTGTTTTAGAAGATGGTGCACCAACCAGTCACGTAACGATTGTTGCTCGCGCCATGGGTATTCCAGTTGTAGGGCAAGCAAAAGGTGCTGTGTCATTATCTGAAAATGGTGATCCGGTCATTATTGATGGTGAGGAAGGGCGCTTGCATTTGCGCCCCGCCATTGATGTTGAAAAAGCCTATGCAGAAAAAGCGCGTTTTCGCGCGCGTCGTCAGCAAGCCTATCGTGATTTGCGTGATGTACCAGCATTAACCCGCGATGGGCAAAAAATCATCATGTTGATTAATGCTGGGCTTTTAGTGGACCTGCCGCAGCTTTTTGAGTCTGGCGCTGAAGGCGTGGGGCTTTTTCGCACCGAATTGCAATTTATGATCGCATCAACCTTTCCGCGCTCTAACGAGCAAGAGCAGCTTTATCGCTCGGTCTATAAGGAAATCGGTGATAAGCCAGTAACATTCCGAACATTAGATATTGGCGGCGATAAGGTTTTGCCCTATTTCCGCTTTAAAGAGCAGGAAGAAAATCCCGCTCTTGGTTGGCGCGCAATTCGCTTAACGCTGGATCGGCCTGCTTTAATGCGCACCCAATTACGCGCCTTGTTAAAAGCATCTATCGGCCGTGAATTGCGGGTGATGCTACCCATGGTAAGCGATGTAAGCGAAATTCACCGTACCAGAGAACTTATTGACCGCGAGATTAATTATCTTAATCGCTTTGGTTATGACCAGCCAACACGGATCAAGCTTGGTGCCATGGTAGAAGTTCCAGGACTTTTATTCCAACTCGATGAATTGATGGAAGTGGTGGATTTTGTTTCCGTTGGTTCCAATGATTTATTTCAATTCCTCATGGCGGTTGATCGCGGTAATTCGCAAGTTGCTAACCGCTTTGACCAGCTTTCGGTGCCAATGTTACGGGTTTTACGCAATATTATCCGCGCTGGTGAAAGAGCAGAAAAGCCCGTTACGCTTTGCGGCGAAATGGCAGGAAAACCGATAACCGCTATGGCTCTAATCGGACTTGGCTATCACCGAATTTCCATGACGCCATCATCGATTGGGCCGGTAAAAGCAATGTTATTATCGCTTGATGCACAAGATTTGCGTAAAAACCTCGATGATATTTTAGATAGCCGTGATACGGGTATTAATATGCGCGAATTTTTGTTAAAATATGCCGAGGATAATAATATTAGCCTTTAA
- a CDS encoding aspartate kinase — protein MARIVMKFGGTSVADIDRIRNVARHVKREVDAGNEVAVVVSAMAGKTNELVAWTKQASAMHDAREYDTVVASGEQVTAGLLAIALQDMGIDARSWMGWQIPIRTDGTHSSARILDIDPTVLLERFALGQVAVIAGFQGIAPDNRIATLGRGGSDTSAVAIAAAVKADRCDIYTDVDGVYTTDPRIEPKARRLHKVAFEEMLEMASLGAKVLQVRSVELAMVHKVRTFVRSSFEDPDAPGMGDLINPPGTLICDEDEIVEQQVVTGIAFAKDEAQISLRRIDDRPGISAAIFGPLAEEHVNVDMIVQNISEDGSKTDMTFTVPSSDVEKAVKILESDINDIEFDAIQSETGLAKVSVIGIGMRSHAGVAATAFKAMAEKGINIRAITTSEIKISILIDSAYTELAVRTLHAIYGLDKD, from the coding sequence ATGGCGCGTATTGTGATGAAATTCGGAGGAACCTCCGTTGCAGATATCGACCGCATCCGTAATGTAGCACGTCACGTTAAACGTGAAGTTGACGCAGGCAATGAAGTTGCTGTTGTTGTTTCAGCAATGGCAGGAAAAACCAATGAATTGGTAGCATGGACAAAGCAGGCCTCTGCCATGCATGATGCACGCGAATATGATACGGTTGTGGCATCGGGTGAACAGGTAACAGCAGGTCTTTTAGCTATCGCCTTACAAGATATGGGTATTGATGCGCGCTCATGGATGGGGTGGCAAATTCCAATCCGTACGGATGGCACCCATAGTTCAGCTCGTATTCTTGACATTGACCCTACCGTTTTGCTGGAGCGTTTTGCGCTGGGACAAGTTGCAGTTATTGCAGGTTTTCAGGGTATTGCACCTGATAATCGTATTGCAACGCTTGGGCGCGGCGGTTCTGATACCAGTGCTGTGGCTATTGCTGCGGCCGTCAAAGCTGATCGCTGCGATATTTATACCGACGTTGACGGCGTCTACACCACAGATCCAAGAATTGAGCCAAAGGCCCGCCGCTTACATAAGGTTGCCTTTGAAGAAATGCTTGAAATGGCATCATTGGGTGCTAAGGTTTTACAAGTGCGCTCGGTTGAGCTTGCTATGGTTCATAAAGTGCGTACCTTTGTGCGCTCTAGTTTTGAAGACCCCGATGCTCCGGGAATGGGCGATTTAATCAATCCACCAGGAACACTTATTTGCGATGAGGATGAAATCGTGGAACAACAGGTTGTAACAGGCATTGCCTTTGCTAAAGACGAAGCACAAATTTCTTTGCGCCGTATTGATGATCGCCCCGGCATTTCTGCCGCTATTTTTGGCCCCTTGGCTGAAGAGCATGTCAATGTTGACATGATCGTGCAGAATATTTCTGAAGATGGCTCAAAAACCGATATGACCTTTACCGTTCCATCAAGCGATGTGGAAAAGGCAGTTAAAATTCTTGAATCCGATATAAATGATATTGAATTTGATGCTATCCAGTCAGAAACTGGCCTTGCTAAGGTTTCCGTGATCGGCATTGGCATGAGAAGCCATGCTGGTGTTGCTGCAACCGCCTTTAAAGCTATGGCTGAAAAAGGTATTAATATCCGCGCAATCACCACATCAGAAATCAAAATTTCAATTTTGATCGATAGCGCTTATACCGAACTTGCTGTACGTACATTGCATGCAATTTATGGTCTTGATAAGGACTAG
- a CDS encoding septal ring lytic transglycosylase RlpA family protein has translation MPLFTLIPQTASATSQCGRASWYALYSKTASGERMNPSAMTAAHRSLPLGSKIRVVNKANGKSVVVRINDRGPFIRGRVLDLSKGAARELGYISAGHTAVCYERIS, from the coding sequence ATGCCGCTTTTTACTCTTATACCTCAAACTGCATCTGCTACCAGCCAATGTGGACGCGCTTCATGGTATGCGCTGTATTCCAAAACGGCTTCTGGCGAACGCATGAACCCATCCGCGATGACAGCCGCGCATCGTTCCTTGCCATTGGGCAGCAAAATTCGCGTTGTTAATAAAGCCAATGGTAAATCAGTTGTTGTGCGCATTAATGATCGCGGACCTTTCATTCGTGGCCGTGTACTTGATCTATCTAAAGGTGCAGCGCGTGAACTTGGCTATATAAGTGCTGGTCATACTGCTGTTTGCTATGAGCGCATTAGCTAG
- a CDS encoding phosphatidate phosphatase App1 family protein, with translation MTDLGIQQKRRMRGVDSPAFRKLILTVGFIVPMIGAATANPLLKSDEYVMFLPDIAYEQSDGKYVAGVQAWVYEKQRRPGLSQMLALFLGIDLSSLTPAERQRFYERTQLFRVDSERGKQILITDIAGNRHSLPMTKRSGRTGDVVAIEPPQPFGNQNQKIFFELNGRGKPANHNQATAYFAPKSGLSIISDIDDTIKETKVGKTRQVLIKTFLEEFVAVDGMSDWYSDLASDRNVAFHYVSSSPIQLYPLLSEFMNKAGYPEGSMHLRETTRWTEIVPRGAARLHKPSSIDRLVKAYPNRHFILIGDSGEHDPTIYADFMRKYPSQIIGICIRDVSAERAGKNYAEIFAGLPAEQWLVTNSVEKMRSAVNQWRKTNGY, from the coding sequence ATGACAGATCTCGGTATTCAACAAAAAAGACGTATGAGGGGGGTTGATTCCCCTGCCTTTCGCAAGCTAATCTTAACTGTTGGTTTTATCGTGCCAATGATAGGAGCTGCGACCGCGAACCCTTTATTAAAAAGTGACGAATATGTAATGTTTTTGCCCGATATTGCTTATGAGCAAAGCGATGGCAAATATGTTGCAGGTGTACAAGCCTGGGTCTATGAAAAACAAAGACGACCCGGCTTGAGCCAAATGCTTGCGCTTTTTTTAGGGATTGACCTGTCAAGCCTTACCCCTGCAGAACGCCAACGTTTTTATGAGCGCACGCAATTATTCCGTGTTGATTCAGAACGTGGAAAGCAAATCCTGATCACCGACATTGCTGGCAATCGCCACAGCCTACCAATGACTAAGCGTAGCGGTAGAACAGGTGATGTTGTGGCCATTGAGCCGCCACAGCCCTTTGGTAATCAAAACCAAAAAATATTTTTTGAATTGAACGGGCGTGGCAAGCCAGCCAATCATAATCAAGCTACCGCTTATTTCGCACCCAAAAGCGGTTTATCAATCATTTCAGATATTGATGATACGATTAAGGAAACCAAGGTTGGCAAAACCCGGCAGGTATTAATCAAGACATTTTTGGAAGAATTTGTAGCTGTTGATGGCATGAGTGATTGGTATAGCGATCTTGCCAGTGATAGAAATGTTGCTTTCCATTATGTTTCATCATCACCTATTCAGCTTTATCCGCTTTTATCGGAGTTTATGAATAAGGCAGGCTATCCCGAAGGTAGCATGCATTTGCGCGAAACAACACGCTGGACCGAAATTGTACCACGCGGTGCAGCACGCTTGCACAAACCATCATCGATAGACCGCTTGGTGAAGGCCTATCCAAACCGCCATTTTATTCTAATTGGCGATTCCGGCGAACATGACCCAACCATCTATGCGGATTTCATGCGTAAATATCCTAGTCAAATTATTGGTATTTGTATCAGAGATGTTTCCGCTGAGAGAGCAGGCAAAAATTATGCAGAAATTTTTGCCGGTTTACCAGCAGAGCAATGGCTTGTTACAAATTCAGTTGAAAAGATGCGCTCAGCCGTCAATCAATGGCGCAAAACTAACGGCTATTGA
- the arsC gene encoding arsenate reductase (glutaredoxin) (This arsenate reductase requires both glutathione and glutaredoxin to convert arsenate to arsenite, after which the efflux transporter formed by ArsA and ArsB can extrude the arsenite from the cell, providing resistance.), which translates to MQAFDVIIYHNPRCSTSRDVLDMIRANGIEPHIIEYLKTPPTALMLNLLAKRSDIELRDFIRTKEEAYNKFGLDDLTLNDEQISALMHQHPELINRPIVVSPNGVKLCRPATSVNELLVQD; encoded by the coding sequence ATGCAAGCTTTTGATGTTATCATTTATCATAATCCGCGCTGCAGCACTTCGCGTGATGTACTTGATATGATCAGAGCAAACGGCATTGAGCCTCACATCATTGAATATCTTAAAACACCGCCAACAGCATTAATGCTTAATTTATTGGCTAAACGCTCCGATATAGAGTTGCGTGATTTTATCCGCACAAAGGAAGAAGCCTATAATAAATTTGGTCTTGATGACCTCACCCTTAATGACGAGCAGATCTCTGCGCTCATGCATCAGCATCCAGAGCTTATCAATCGACCTATTGTCGTATCGCCAAACGGTGTTAAATTATGCCGGCCGGCAACAAGTGTTAATGAATTATTGGTTCAAGATTGA
- the trxB gene encoding thioredoxin-disulfide reductase codes for MSERHTPVLIIGSGPAGYTAAIYAARAMLKPIMITGLQQGGQLTITSDVENYPGFADPIQGPWLMEQMAKQAEHVGAEIIFDLVSHIDLSKRPFKATTDSGKVFFADTVIIATGAQARWLGLASEQTFMGGGVSACATCDGFFYRGKDVVVVGGGNTAVEEALYLSHIAKKVTVIHRRDSFRAEKIMQDRLIARENVEIIWNHTVEEIVGTEPKGPIGATVNGVRLRDVTTGIEQQLGTDGVFIAIGHAPAVALFEGQLQQKEGGYLWTQPDSTATNIAGVFAAGDVADDVYRQAVTAAGRGCMAALEAERFLDQNT; via the coding sequence ATGTCAGAGCGTCATACACCTGTTTTAATTATTGGATCAGGCCCTGCCGGTTATACTGCAGCCATCTATGCGGCACGTGCAATGCTAAAGCCAATTATGATTACTGGTCTGCAACAGGGTGGACAGCTTACCATTACCAGCGATGTGGAAAATTATCCAGGCTTTGCCGATCCAATACAAGGGCCGTGGTTAATGGAGCAAATGGCAAAACAGGCCGAGCATGTTGGGGCAGAAATAATATTTGACCTTGTCAGCCATATTGATCTTTCGAAGCGTCCTTTCAAAGCAACGACCGATTCCGGTAAAGTTTTTTTTGCTGATACTGTTATCATTGCAACAGGTGCACAAGCGCGCTGGTTAGGCCTTGCCAGCGAACAAACCTTTATGGGTGGCGGGGTATCAGCTTGCGCCACATGTGATGGTTTCTTTTATCGTGGCAAGGATGTTGTTGTCGTTGGTGGTGGTAATACGGCGGTTGAAGAAGCACTTTATCTTTCTCATATTGCTAAAAAGGTAACTGTTATTCATCGCCGTGATAGCTTCCGTGCTGAAAAAATCATGCAAGACCGTCTTATTGCTCGTGAAAATGTAGAGATTATCTGGAATCATACAGTAGAGGAAATTGTCGGAACTGAACCAAAGGGGCCGATTGGTGCGACCGTGAATGGTGTTCGCTTACGCGATGTTACAACGGGGATTGAGCAACAGCTTGGTACAGATGGCGTATTTATTGCTATTGGTCATGCACCTGCGGTGGCATTGTTTGAAGGGCAGTTACAACAAAAAGAAGGCGGTTATTTATGGACGCAGCCAGATTCTACCGCGACTAATATTGCCGGCGTTTTTGCGGCTGGTGATGTGGCTGATGATGTCTATCGTCAAGCGGTAACTGCGGCAGGACGCGGTTGCATGGCGGCACTTGAGGCAGAGCGTTTCCTTGACCAAAATACTTAA
- a CDS encoding LysR family transcriptional regulator — protein sequence MAAPLDWDKLRIFHAAAEAGSFTHAAQTLHLSQSAISRQVGSLEQDVGVPLFQRHARGLILTEQGETLYRTAHDVLMKLENVRSKLIESKERPSGHLRVTTTFGMGSGWLVERMPEFLSLYPDIQLQLLLDDEELDLTMRHADCAVRLRQPQQPDLIQKRLFTVHMHVYASAAYIAEHGRPTALEDLDNHRIISFGEPIPSYLAGLNWLEIAGRNGESPRTPTLQINNIISVKRAVMRHIGIAVLPDYIVTSDDQLVRLFPDLTDIPSFDTFFCYPEALRSSAKLNAFRDFIFSKARNWSY from the coding sequence GTGGCGGCACCACTTGATTGGGATAAATTACGTATTTTTCATGCCGCAGCAGAGGCGGGTTCTTTTACGCATGCGGCGCAAACCTTGCATCTTTCCCAATCGGCGATTTCACGCCAGGTTGGCTCGTTGGAGCAGGATGTTGGTGTGCCTCTTTTTCAGCGCCACGCCAGAGGACTTATCCTCACCGAGCAAGGTGAAACGCTTTATAGAACCGCCCATGACGTTTTGATGAAGCTTGAAAATGTGCGTTCAAAACTGATAGAGAGTAAAGAGCGTCCCAGCGGACACCTACGTGTAACCACCACATTTGGTATGGGGTCTGGTTGGTTAGTTGAACGCATGCCAGAATTTTTAAGTCTTTATCCCGATATTCAGTTGCAATTGCTGCTTGACGACGAGGAATTGGATCTCACCATGCGGCATGCCGATTGTGCGGTACGTTTACGCCAACCGCAACAGCCTGATTTGATCCAAAAGCGTTTGTTTACCGTGCATATGCATGTCTATGCATCTGCCGCCTATATTGCAGAACATGGTCGGCCAACGGCACTTGAAGATCTTGATAATCATCGGATAATTTCTTTTGGTGAACCCATTCCATCATATTTGGCGGGTTTAAACTGGCTAGAAATTGCAGGACGCAATGGCGAATCGCCGCGCACGCCTACTTTGCAAATCAATAATATTATCTCTGTTAAACGGGCAGTTATGCGCCACATTGGTATTGCAGTTTTGCCTGATTACATTGTCACCAGTGACGATCAATTGGTAAGGCTTTTTCCCGATTTAACTGATATTCCATCATTTGATACATTTTTCTGTTATCCTGAAGCATTACGTAGTTCCGCTAAGCTAAATGCATTTAGGGATTTTATTTTTTCCAAAGCGCGCAATTGGTCTTATTGA